Proteins encoded together in one Hemiscyllium ocellatum isolate sHemOce1 chromosome 9, sHemOce1.pat.X.cur, whole genome shotgun sequence window:
- the gclm gene encoding glutamate--cysteine ligase regulatory subunit isoform X2 codes for MQMEGGKQLFAQASAVSIHTGNIVNWSRLKKKCPTSPSEELQDCIRETLEKWCSQVSPELLKEPPATLECTITQDVDSISPEEREEVKVSAKLFLSDPDSSGIKDAVKKACSALAVSQLDSVIIAPPPLEDGASLSLSHLQPYWEELETLVQSQSIVAIGTSDLDKVLLEQLYQWAQVKPSSNQVNLASCCVMPPELTAFAKEYDIQLLTHSDPKELIPMLSFQEAVIASIQDNLAYEWITKWVLRYSVIVKSRGIIKSKGYLVYAKRIRY; via the exons ATGCAGATGGAGGGCGGCAAGCAGCTATTCGCTCAGGCCTCAGCCGTCTCCATTCACACCGGCAACATCGTCAACTGGAGCCGGCTAAAGAAGAAATGTCCAACCTCGCCGAGCGAGGAG TTACAGGATTGTATTCGGGAGACTCTGGAGAAATGGTGCTCTCAGGTCAGCCCCGAGCTGCTGAAG GAACCACCTGCTACTCTAGAATGTACCATAACTCAGGATGTGGACTCGATAAGTCCGGAGGAAAGAGAGGAAGTAAAAGTGTCAG CAAAGCTTTTTCTCAGTGACCCTGACTCCTCGGGCATCAAGGATGCTGTGAAAAAAG CTTGTTCGGCActtgcagtttcacagctggacTCTGTGATTATTGCTCCACCTCCACTTGAAGATGGCGCtagcctttctctctctcacctgcagCCATATTGGGAGGAACTGGAAACTCTTGTTCAAAGTCAAAGCATTGTAGCAATTGGTACATCTGATTTGGATAAAGTACTTTTAGAGCAACTCTATCAGTGGGCTCAG GTGAAACCTAGCAGCAACCAGGTAAATTTAGCTTCCTGTTGTGTGATGCCACCAGAGCTTACTGCCTTTGCTAAAGAATATGACATACAGTTACTGACTCACAGTGACCCTAAAG AACTGATACCCATGTTAAGTTTCCAAGAAGCTGTGATAGCCAGCATTCAAGACAATCTGGCGTATGAATGGATAACAAAGTGGGTTCTGCGCTATTCAGTAATTGTTAAAAGCAGAGGAATTATTAAATCAAAGGGCTACCTGGTATATGCTAAAAGAATTCGATATTAG
- the gclm gene encoding glutamate--cysteine ligase regulatory subunit isoform X1, with amino-acid sequence MQMEGGKQLFAQASAVSIHTGNIVNWSRLKKKCPTSPSEELQDCIRETLEKWCSQVSPELLKEPPATLECTITQDVDSISPEEREEVKVSVSLSQYFLCAAKLFLSDPDSSGIKDAVKKACSALAVSQLDSVIIAPPPLEDGASLSLSHLQPYWEELETLVQSQSIVAIGTSDLDKVLLEQLYQWAQVKPSSNQVNLASCCVMPPELTAFAKEYDIQLLTHSDPKELIPMLSFQEAVIASIQDNLAYEWITKWVLRYSVIVKSRGIIKSKGYLVYAKRIRY; translated from the exons ATGCAGATGGAGGGCGGCAAGCAGCTATTCGCTCAGGCCTCAGCCGTCTCCATTCACACCGGCAACATCGTCAACTGGAGCCGGCTAAAGAAGAAATGTCCAACCTCGCCGAGCGAGGAG TTACAGGATTGTATTCGGGAGACTCTGGAGAAATGGTGCTCTCAGGTCAGCCCCGAGCTGCTGAAG GAACCACCTGCTACTCTAGAATGTACCATAACTCAGGATGTGGACTCGATAAGTCCGGAGGAAAGAGAGGAAGTAAAAGTGTCAG TCAGTCTCTCTCAATATTTTCTATGTGCAGCAAAGCTTTTTCTCAGTGACCCTGACTCCTCGGGCATCAAGGATGCTGTGAAAAAAG CTTGTTCGGCActtgcagtttcacagctggacTCTGTGATTATTGCTCCACCTCCACTTGAAGATGGCGCtagcctttctctctctcacctgcagCCATATTGGGAGGAACTGGAAACTCTTGTTCAAAGTCAAAGCATTGTAGCAATTGGTACATCTGATTTGGATAAAGTACTTTTAGAGCAACTCTATCAGTGGGCTCAG GTGAAACCTAGCAGCAACCAGGTAAATTTAGCTTCCTGTTGTGTGATGCCACCAGAGCTTACTGCCTTTGCTAAAGAATATGACATACAGTTACTGACTCACAGTGACCCTAAAG AACTGATACCCATGTTAAGTTTCCAAGAAGCTGTGATAGCCAGCATTCAAGACAATCTGGCGTATGAATGGATAACAAAGTGGGTTCTGCGCTATTCAGTAATTGTTAAAAGCAGAGGAATTATTAAATCAAAGGGCTACCTGGTATATGCTAAAAGAATTCGATATTAG